The Anguilla rostrata isolate EN2019 chromosome 2, ASM1855537v3, whole genome shotgun sequence genome contains the following window.
CTGTgttatctctgtgtgtgtttgcggtggggacctgtctgtgtgtatgcactaTGTTATCTGTGTGTCTGGATTCTGTTACCTGCGTGAGTTTGAGATGCAGCCCTGTTGTGTGTGGCTGcactgtgttacctgtgtgtttgCGGTGgggacctgtctgtgtgtatgcactaTGTTATCTGTGTGTCTGGATTCTGTTACCTGCGTGAGTTTGAGATGCAGCCCTGTTGTGTGTGGCTGcactgtgttacctgtgtgtttgCGGTGgggacctgtctgtgtgtatgcactgtgtTATCTGTGTGTCTGGATTCTGTTACCTGCGTGAGTTTGAGATGCAGCCCTGTTGTGTGTAGCTGcactgtgttacctgtgtgtttgCGGTGGGGACCtgactgtgtgtatgcactgtgtTATCTGTGTGTCTGGATTCTGTTACCTGCGTGAGTTTGAGATGCAGCCCTGTTGTGTGTGGCTGcactgtgttacctgtgtgtttgCGGTGGGGACCtgactgtgtgtatgcactgtgtTATCTGTGTGTCTGGATTCTGTTATCTGCGTGAGTTTGAGATGCAGCCTGTTGTGTGTGGCTGcactgtgttacctgtgtgagaTCGCGGTGTGGACCTGACTGTGTGGCTGCACTGTGTTATCTGTGTGAGTTTGAGATGCAGCCTGTTGTGTGTGGCTGCACTGTGTTATCTGTGTGTCTGGAGTCTGTTAGCTGTGTGAGTTTGAGATGCAGGCTTTTACATGTGGCTGCACTGTGTTATCTGGGTCTGGATTCTGTTATCTGCGTGAGTTTGAGATGCAGCCTTATCCATGTGGCTGCACTGTGTTATCTGTTTGTCTGgattctgttttctgttatctGTATGAGATTGAGATGAAGCCATTTGCATGTGGCTGCACTGTgttatctgtgtgtctgcaatGGATTCTGTTACCTGCGTGAGTCTTAGATGCAGGCCTTTGTGTATGGCTGCACTGTGTTATCTGTGTTAGTTTGAGATGCAGCCCTTTCCATGTGGCTGTGCAGGTGGACGATGACTTCACCGCACAGGACTACCGGCTGCAGTTCCGCCGCAGTGCCGCCTCCCAGTACGAGGACGCCTACATCGGCAGGGACTCGGAGTTCCTGGTGCTGCACCTGGATCCGCACACAGACCACCTGTTCCGCGTCTGcgccaggggggaggggcgcacCGAGTGGAGCCCCTGGAGCGTTCCCCAAACCGGCTACACCACGCTAGCGCCGCACGGTATCTCGCTAGCACTGCGCCTACTGAATGttctgtgagctgtgtttgCGTGATGAGCTGGGATGGCAACTGAAACATgcatttgctttgtgtgtgagcctgcatgtgtgtgtgtgcatgtgtgtgtgcgtacgtgcacatgtgtgtgtatacatcaatgtgtgtgtgtgtgtgcgtgtgtgtacatgtgtgtgtgtgcgtatgtgtatacatcagtgtgtgtgtgtgtgtttgtacatcagtgtgtgtgtgtgtgtgtgtgtacctgcttgtgtgtggatgagcatgtgtgtgtatacatcaatgtgtatatgtgtgtgtgcgtgtgtgtgtatacatcaacgtgtgtgcgtgtgtgtgtgtttgtacatcagtgtgtttgtgtacgtgcatctgatgtgcgtgtgtgtttccagAGTGGCAGCCAGGCAGCGAGGGCTACATCCTGAGCAGCCGGAGAAACATCGCCCTACGCAGCGACTCCCCGTCCCTCGCTGGCGCCCTCTACTCCAGCGCCCCCTCCTGCTTCTGTGGGCAGACCCTCACCTTCAGGTAAGACTGACACCTCACCTGTCTCACCTCGGCCTGTCCCTGCCCTTAATGAGactcctccctccacctccctgtTCAGCTGTGGAGTCCAATCGCAGCTTCCACGGAGACACTGAAATGCAGGCTACACTGTGTTAACTTCATTAGAAATGGAATAGCAGTGAGTGAAAAgttgttgttgaaaataatTTGGTGACATCGGCCAAACCCTCCTAGAgaaagctgagctgagctgctcGCTGGTGGTGAAGGTGAAATGGCACCCATCAGTTCTGTggactcagtgtgtgtgtgtgtgtgtctcaggatCATGGCTGCCGGTAAGCCAGACAGACGGGACGgcctgggggtgtgtgtggagcgcATGACTGGCACAGAATCGCTGCAGAGGAACAGAGCTGTGTGCGTCTCCCCCAAAGGTGAGCGAGCCCCGCGCACTCTTCCTCATACCACACTCTTCCTCGTACCTCTGCCCCCACAGGGAGGGTTTGCATGCTGTGCTGGCACTCTGCTAACTCTGCTTTCAGCTCCATAGACAGGAATGACCCCTATGAAGGTGATGTAGCTAACACTGATGCGTAAAGCGGTGACCTTGCTGCTATAGTTTTCTGTCAGTTTCAATATCAGTACACATTGAAACAGCCCGTGAGATTTTGTTCTTAAGCCCAAAAACTCCTAAAAACTCCCAACACAAACACCCTGCTTACTGTCGGAGTCACTGTGGGTGAGGGAAGAAAGCGATAGAAATGTACTGTAGACTGTAGGTTTGCCCTGGTTGTGTTTAATAACTTTTCATTCTACATTTTGACCTCCaggtgctgtgtttgtgaatggaAAAGAGATGACCAACCAGCTGCCAGCCATCACCGTCGGCTCAGCCGTGACCTTTGACATGGAAGTTGTCAGCCTGCTTCCTGTCACCAACAATAACGTCAATGACAAGGGAAGCCTAAAGTTGAGGGTGACGATTGGCTCAGGGAGTAGAGAGGTGGTATTTGATTGGCTCCTGGATCAGGAAGTGGACCGCCTTTTCTTTGGCTGCTCCTTCACGCACCCTGGATGGAAAGTTCTCGTCTTCTGATACTATTGACCCTGCTCACCAGCATAACCATGTTCAATGGGACAAACAAGGAAGAAGTTGAGTCTTTTGGGCGGTGCAGTCCCTCAGCAATGTGAACATGTTCTTATGCTCGTCTGCATTGGAGCTGAATTTGAGCCGTGTGCTTTCTTGAGCTGTGGTGGCTTAGAACTTGTAACTCCTCAGACTTAATCTCAAACAGTTCAGTTTCAAgcaatttaacagttttttgagtgattgatttattgatacGTAACAATTGATTGGTGACTGAAATGCTTTTTGGCtggccctacaaacgcgaatgtctgtgactgagtgagtgactgatgaagttataccattggtcggccgagttatgaagttacaccagtggtcggccggatcacgtgtaggtccagccatatactaggttttgacctggtcttgtttatggaaaaaaatgtgtcacactCCCCCTCATACCCTTCCTACAAGGGCTGGTCCTGTCTTAACCTTTTCAGGACAGAAATTTCTACAGTCCTCCAGCATTCCAGTggcatctttttttctgaagacaAACTGACATGAAGTTCTTCAAAGCTACAGCTGCAAG
Protein-coding sequences here:
- the LOC135249013 gene encoding cytokine receptor-like factor 3; the encoded protein is MSIEADVLLQEAKENIEAAQNYRSELQQRLHGLNQALNQVRGSAGQTREALRGHFETLQAQVSLLLGERLAALLQEVDAVEQDSVRPLDDCQRLIEQGVGTADELLREGEAAIRCIGENDDKLGSFTKKALQIQLDSLPEVPVLVDVPCLSAQLDGSLLAALRERIACHGSVASHPPVLIEQLEERPGGVLVRWCKVDDDFTAQDYRLQFRRSAASQYEDAYIGRDSEFLVLHLDPHTDHLFRVCARGEGRTEWSPWSVPQTGYTTLAPHEWQPGSEGYILSSRRNIALRSDSPSLAGALYSSAPSCFCGQTLTFRIMAAGKPDRRDGLGVCVERMTGTESLQRNRAVCVSPKGAVFVNGKEMTNQLPAITVGSAVTFDMEVVSLLPVTNNNVNDKGSLKLRVTIGSGSREVVFDWLLDQEVDRLFFGCSFTHPGWKVLVF